In Zingiber officinale cultivar Zhangliang chromosome 1A, Zo_v1.1, whole genome shotgun sequence, a genomic segment contains:
- the LOC122038816 gene encoding homeobox-leucine zipper protein HOX4-like isoform X2: MKRRAISITENSLIPSSSGEEQEAAGYGRELFIQEEEEEEEEAGGRGTAKKRRLNAEQVRILEKHFEEENKLEPESKVRLADELGLHPRQVAVWFQNRRARWKTKQLERNYATLKASHDALRCDFDSLHRHNQSLLSHIKKLQAKLGMKEDPMASSDTSTKIAEESAEPPPSAAVGKAEGVSDSDSSAVVSDATAANEFVESMTQLTYAPDTFSFELAAGELSCPDSVNLVDSRTEFLYQSPGATLKMEEEGKDEEEFIGASCFDFFADEKAAAMLSWYYSGERWN, from the exons ATGAAGAGGAGAGCGATCAGCATCACAGAGAATTCTCTGATCCCTTCTTCCTCTG GAGAAGAGCAGGAAGCAGCAGGATATGGCAGAGAATTATTCATccaggaagaggaggaggaggaggaagaggccgGCGGACGAGGGACAGCGAAGAAGCGGCGATTGAATGCAGAGCAGGTGAGAATTCTGGAGAAGCACTTCGAGGAGGAGAACAAACTGGAGCCGGAGAGCAAGGTGCGGCTGGCCGACgagctcggcctccacccacgcCAAGTCGCCGTCTGGTTCCAGAACCGCCGCGCCCGGTGGAAGACCAAGCAACTCGAGCGCAACTACGCCACCCTCAAGGCTTCCCACGATGCCCTCCGCTGCGATTTCGACTCCCTACACCGCCACAACCAGTCGCTCCTCTCCCAT ATAAAGAAATTGCAGGCGAAGCTCGGAATGAAGGAAGATCCCATGGCTAGCTCCGATACTTCGACGAAGATCGCTGAGGAATCGGCAGAGCCACCTCCGTCTGCGGCCGTCGGTAAGGCCGAGGGCGTGTCAGACAGCGACTCGAGCGCCGTCGTGTCCGACGCCACTGCGGCCAACGAATTCGTCGAAAGTATGACTCAGCTGACCTATGCCCCCGACACATTTTCCTTCGAGTTGGCCGCCGGCGAACTTTCTTGTCCCGATTCAGTGAACCTCGTGGATTCGAGGACCGAATTCCTATACCAAAGCCCTGGAGCGACGTTAAAGATGGAGGAGGAGGGCAAGGACGAGGAGGAGTTCATCGGTGCGTCTTGCTTCGACTTCTTCGCCGACGAGAAAGCTGCGGCGATGCTGAGCTGGTACTACTCCGGCGAGCGATGGAACTAA
- the LOC122038816 gene encoding homeobox-leucine zipper protein HOX20-like isoform X1: MKRRAISITENSLIPSSSAGEEQEAAGYGRELFIQEEEEEEEEAGGRGTAKKRRLNAEQVRILEKHFEEENKLEPESKVRLADELGLHPRQVAVWFQNRRARWKTKQLERNYATLKASHDALRCDFDSLHRHNQSLLSHIKKLQAKLGMKEDPMASSDTSTKIAEESAEPPPSAAVGKAEGVSDSDSSAVVSDATAANEFVESMTQLTYAPDTFSFELAAGELSCPDSVNLVDSRTEFLYQSPGATLKMEEEGKDEEEFIGASCFDFFADEKAAAMLSWYYSGERWN; this comes from the exons ATGAAGAGGAGAGCGATCAGCATCACAGAGAATTCTCTGATCCCTTCTTCCTCTG CAGGAGAAGAGCAGGAAGCAGCAGGATATGGCAGAGAATTATTCATccaggaagaggaggaggaggaggaagaggccgGCGGACGAGGGACAGCGAAGAAGCGGCGATTGAATGCAGAGCAGGTGAGAATTCTGGAGAAGCACTTCGAGGAGGAGAACAAACTGGAGCCGGAGAGCAAGGTGCGGCTGGCCGACgagctcggcctccacccacgcCAAGTCGCCGTCTGGTTCCAGAACCGCCGCGCCCGGTGGAAGACCAAGCAACTCGAGCGCAACTACGCCACCCTCAAGGCTTCCCACGATGCCCTCCGCTGCGATTTCGACTCCCTACACCGCCACAACCAGTCGCTCCTCTCCCAT ATAAAGAAATTGCAGGCGAAGCTCGGAATGAAGGAAGATCCCATGGCTAGCTCCGATACTTCGACGAAGATCGCTGAGGAATCGGCAGAGCCACCTCCGTCTGCGGCCGTCGGTAAGGCCGAGGGCGTGTCAGACAGCGACTCGAGCGCCGTCGTGTCCGACGCCACTGCGGCCAACGAATTCGTCGAAAGTATGACTCAGCTGACCTATGCCCCCGACACATTTTCCTTCGAGTTGGCCGCCGGCGAACTTTCTTGTCCCGATTCAGTGAACCTCGTGGATTCGAGGACCGAATTCCTATACCAAAGCCCTGGAGCGACGTTAAAGATGGAGGAGGAGGGCAAGGACGAGGAGGAGTTCATCGGTGCGTCTTGCTTCGACTTCTTCGCCGACGAGAAAGCTGCGGCGATGCTGAGCTGGTACTACTCCGGCGAGCGATGGAACTAA